Proteins encoded within one genomic window of Odocoileus virginianus isolate 20LAN1187 ecotype Illinois chromosome 2, Ovbor_1.2, whole genome shotgun sequence:
- the LOC110138681 gene encoding retinol dehydrogenase 12-like isoform X1 has protein sequence MSLWSVLSSPVWGAGSVLLILVLLLRLSVQIWHKFYIWDLQHCSTDLTGKTAVVTGANSGIGKAVSQELARRGARVILACRSRERGQQALAEIQAASKSSRLLLGEVDLSSMASIRCFAQRLLQECPEIHLLVNNAAVCGFPATLTPEGLDLTFATNYTGPFLLTNLLQGALQRAGSARVVNVSSFRQSHGYIDEDHLVGAGRPLAFNQNYDCSKLLLASFTGKLAQRLQGTGVTVNSVDPGVVYTKIMKHFSWSYRILFWLLSFFFKDSKQGAVPVLYLSLAKELDGVSGKHFSSSCVITLPPEAAQDPHVAQSLWNTSVRLTNLDKVD, from the exons ATGTCGCTGTGGTCTGTACTCAGCAGCCCAGTGTGGGGTGCTGGCTCTGTCCTCCTCATTCTGGTCCTCCTGCTTAGACTAAGTGTGCAGATCTGGCATAAGTTTTATATCTGGGACCTCCAGCACTGCTCCACGGATTTGACTGGGAAGACAGCAGTGGTGACTGGGGCCAACAGTG GCATTGGGAAGGCTGTGTCCCAGGAGCTGGCCCGCCGCGGGGCCCGTGTGATCCTGGCCTGCCGTAGCCGAGAGCGTGGACAGCAAGCCCTGGCCGAGATACAAGCAGCATCTAAGAGCAGCCGTCTCCTACTTGGTGAGGTGGACTTGAGCTCTATGGCCTCCATCCGGTGCTTTGCTCAGCGCCTGCTGCAGGAGTGTCCTGAGATTCATCTGTTGGTTAACaatgctgcagtctgtg GATTCCCTGCAACACTTACCCCAGAGGGCCTTGATCTCACCTTTGCTACCAACTACACTGGGCCCTTTCTGCTCACAAATCTGCTCCAAG GGGCCCTTCAGCGGGCAGGGTCAGCCCGGGTGGTGAATGTATCCTCCTTCCGGCAATCACATGGGTACATTGATGAGGATCATCTGGTAGGGGCCGGGAGACCTTTGGCCTTCAACCAGAACTATGATTGCAGCAAGCTGCTTTTGGCCTCGTTCACTGGGAAGCTTGCCCAGAGACTTCAAGGGACAG GTGTGACTGTGAACTCTGTGGACCCAGGTGTTGTGTACACGAAGATCATGAAGCACTTCTCCTGGTCATATCGCATCCTCTTCTGGCTCCTCAGCTTCTTCTTTAAG GATAGCAAGCAAGGCGCGGTCCCAGTCCTCTACCTGAGCTTAGCAAAGGAGCTGGACGGCGTTTCTGGAAAACATTTTAGCAGTTCCTGTGTGATAACTCTTCCCCCGGAAGCTGCTCAGGATCCTCACGTGGCCCAAAGCCTCTGGAATACCTCAGTCCGACTAACAAACCTAGACAAGGTGGACTGA
- the C2H2orf81 gene encoding uncharacterized protein C2orf81 homolog isoform X1, with translation MAHEGPRQVRDRGVTRSKAEKVRPPTVPVPQVDIVPGRLTEAEWIAFTALEEGEDVVGDILADLVARVMESAFKVYLTQQCIPFTISQAREAMLQITEWRFLARDEGESAEDPTWGEDEEPLACTTDAWAQGSVPVLHARASVGLEETFQGEVSSTSSCRPPLTAAPDPLLAPDLHPCAFPQDQESMDQIPLEGSWTDSGSQERMESWELTVSPGSRPPPELLQETGPRGPLEKLGDQSRDDQTDLFAAGSWNSSSQLSMEMAPAGSTHASLELSLVASPEASVERAQPISSQFSLENLYECTPQPHAAGDGPELREEKVPLISSRVLVSDPSAGGATTLSPSAGFQPQPPWLADERPSALHSRIGRKRATARLDPARLPRPWVRPLSKVLVPDSEGRPLEAYRGRQQGEKTEAPGGPQAYVSRSEFFPFPPGVPVRALGSGLSLQFPTLSLGLPSPGFGSKLPFPSPGLRFLATHRARPDLARSPSPKLWPGAKWPSGWEGEAELLGELWAGRTRVPPQGLDPGDRESQDPHQCLHPVSQVLEATSQVTWKPVLLPGALKLAPGVSIWNPSTQVLLSSAEPQRDGREGSASPPIHTGAPKPQVTVAQLMNSAVKLWSLPSKRLPHSKP, from the exons AGGCAGGTCCGAGACCGCGGGGTGACCCGATCCAAGGCGGAAAAGGTGCGGCCACCTACAGTTCCGGTGCCGCAGGTGGACATCGTGCCTGGGCGGCTCACTGAGGCCGAATGGATAGCGTTCACGGCTCTCGAAGAGGGCGAGGACGTGGTGGGCGATATCTTGGCCGATCTGGTGGCCCGAGTCATGGAGTCCGCCTTTAAAGTCTATCTGACCCAGCAG TGCATTCCATTCACCATCAGTCAGGCACGGGAGGCCATGCTGCAGATCACCGAGTGGCGCTTTTTGGCTCGGGACGAGGGAGAATCTGCAGAGGACCCCACATGGGGCGAGGATGAGGAGCCCTTGGCTTGCACGACGGATGCCTGGGCTCAGGGATCCGTGCCAGTGCTGCACGCCCGGGCCTcggtggggctggaggagacGTTTCAAGGCGAAGTAAGCTCAACCTCCAGCTGCCGCCCACCTCTCACCGCTGCCCCGGACCCATTACTCGCCCCTGACCTCCACCCCTGTGCATTTCCCCAGGACCAAGAGAGCATGGACCAGATCCCTTTAGAAGGATCGTGGACGGATTCAGGCTCTCAGGAGCGGATGGAATCTTGGGAGCTCACAGTCAGCCCGGGCTCTCGACCCCCGCCCGAGTTGCTTCAGGAGACAGGGCCCCGGGGTCCTTTAGAGAAACTGGGTGACCAGTCGAGGGACGACCAGACTGACCTGTTTGCAGCCGGATCCTGGAACTCCAGCAGCCAACTGTCGATGGAGATGGCGCCGGCAGGCAGTACCCACGCTTCTCTGGAGCTGTCCTTGGTAGCCAGCCCTGAGGCCTCTGTCGAGCGAGCACAGCCCATCAGCTCTCAGTTCTCCCTCGAGAACCTCTACGAGTGCACGCCCCAGCCGCACGCGGCTGGAGACGGGCCGGAGCTCAGAGAGGAGAAGGTGCCCCTCATCTCCTCGCGGGTGTTGGTGTCCGATCCCTCCGCGGGCGGCGCCACCACGCTCAGCCCCTCGGCCGGATTCCAGCCACAGCCGCCTTGGCTGGCTGACGAGCGGCCCAGCGCACTTCACTCCAGAATCGGCCGTAAGAGGGCGACGGCGCGTCTGGACCCCGCGCGGCTGCCGCGCCCCTGGGTGCGCCCGCTGTCGAAGGTCCTGGTCCCAGACTCGGAGGGCCGTCCGCTGGAGGCCTACAGGGGGCGCCAGCAGGGCGAGAAGACCGAGGCCCCAGGCGGACCGCAAGCCTACGTCTCCCGGTCAGAGTTCTTCCCTTTCCCACCGGGCGTTCCTGTCCGAGCTTTGGGCTCCGGTCTCAGCCTCCAGTTCCCTACTCTAAGCTTAGGCCTACCGTCGCCAGGCTTTGGTTCGAAGCTTCCCTTCCCCAGTCCCGGGCTCCGTTTTCTCGCCACACACCGGGCGCGCCCGGACTTGGCACGCAGCCCCAGCCCCAAACTGTGGCCGGGTGCTAAGTGGCCCAGCGGCTGGGAGGGGGAGGCTGAACTGTTGGGTGAGCTCTGGGCCGGCCGCACCCGTGTACCTCCGCAGGGCCTGGACCCTGGGGACCGGGAGAGCCAGGATCCTCATCAGTGCCTTCATCCCGTGTCCCAAGTTCTGGAGGCCACGTCCCAGGTGACGTGGAAACCTGTGTTGCTGCCGGGAGCACTGAAGCTGGCTCCCGGTGTGAGCATATGGAACCCAAGTACGCAGGTGCTGCTCAGCTCCGCTGAGCCTCAACGGGACGGCAGAGAAGGCAGCGCCTCTCCTCCCATCCATACAGGTGCCCCGAAGCCCCAGGTGACTGTGGCCCAGCTGATGAACTCAGCCGTCAAATTGTGGTCACTCCCCTCCAAGCGCCTGCCCCATTCTAAGCCCTAG
- the LOC110138681 gene encoding retinol dehydrogenase 12-like isoform X3, with protein MSLWSVLSSPVWGAGSVLLILVLLLRLSVQIWHKFYIWDLQHCSTDLTGKTAVVTGANSGIGKAVSQELARRGARVILACRSRERGQQALAEIQAASKSSRLLLGEVDLSSMASIRCFAQRLLQECPEIHLLVNNAAVCGFPATLTPEGLDLTFATNYTGPFLLTNLLQGALQRAGSARVVNVSSFRQSHGYIDEDHLVGAGRPLAFNQNYDCSKLLLASFTGKLAQRLQGTGVTVNSVDPGVVYTKIMKHFSWSYRILFWLLSFFFKWKHGVLTTGPPGTSPTPKLLKSY; from the exons ATGTCGCTGTGGTCTGTACTCAGCAGCCCAGTGTGGGGTGCTGGCTCTGTCCTCCTCATTCTGGTCCTCCTGCTTAGACTAAGTGTGCAGATCTGGCATAAGTTTTATATCTGGGACCTCCAGCACTGCTCCACGGATTTGACTGGGAAGACAGCAGTGGTGACTGGGGCCAACAGTG GCATTGGGAAGGCTGTGTCCCAGGAGCTGGCCCGCCGCGGGGCCCGTGTGATCCTGGCCTGCCGTAGCCGAGAGCGTGGACAGCAAGCCCTGGCCGAGATACAAGCAGCATCTAAGAGCAGCCGTCTCCTACTTGGTGAGGTGGACTTGAGCTCTATGGCCTCCATCCGGTGCTTTGCTCAGCGCCTGCTGCAGGAGTGTCCTGAGATTCATCTGTTGGTTAACaatgctgcagtctgtg GATTCCCTGCAACACTTACCCCAGAGGGCCTTGATCTCACCTTTGCTACCAACTACACTGGGCCCTTTCTGCTCACAAATCTGCTCCAAG GGGCCCTTCAGCGGGCAGGGTCAGCCCGGGTGGTGAATGTATCCTCCTTCCGGCAATCACATGGGTACATTGATGAGGATCATCTGGTAGGGGCCGGGAGACCTTTGGCCTTCAACCAGAACTATGATTGCAGCAAGCTGCTTTTGGCCTCGTTCACTGGGAAGCTTGCCCAGAGACTTCAAGGGACAG GTGTGACTGTGAACTCTGTGGACCCAGGTGTTGTGTACACGAAGATCATGAAGCACTTCTCCTGGTCATATCGCATCCTCTTCTGGCTCCTCAGCTTCTTCTTTAAG tggaagcatggagtcttaaccactggaccaccagggacgtcccccaCTCCCAAACTGTTAAAAAGTTATTAG
- the LOC110138681 gene encoding retinol dehydrogenase 12-like isoform X2, producing the protein MSLWSVLSSPVWGAGSVLLILVLLLRLSVQIWHKFYIWDLQHCSTDLTGKTAVVTGANSGIGKAVSQELARRGARVILACRSRERGQQALAEIQAASKSSRLLLGEVDLSSMASIRCFAQRLLQECPEIHLLVNNAAVCGALQRAGSARVVNVSSFRQSHGYIDEDHLVGAGRPLAFNQNYDCSKLLLASFTGKLAQRLQGTGVTVNSVDPGVVYTKIMKHFSWSYRILFWLLSFFFKDSKQGAVPVLYLSLAKELDGVSGKHFSSSCVITLPPEAAQDPHVAQSLWNTSVRLTNLDKVD; encoded by the exons ATGTCGCTGTGGTCTGTACTCAGCAGCCCAGTGTGGGGTGCTGGCTCTGTCCTCCTCATTCTGGTCCTCCTGCTTAGACTAAGTGTGCAGATCTGGCATAAGTTTTATATCTGGGACCTCCAGCACTGCTCCACGGATTTGACTGGGAAGACAGCAGTGGTGACTGGGGCCAACAGTG GCATTGGGAAGGCTGTGTCCCAGGAGCTGGCCCGCCGCGGGGCCCGTGTGATCCTGGCCTGCCGTAGCCGAGAGCGTGGACAGCAAGCCCTGGCCGAGATACAAGCAGCATCTAAGAGCAGCCGTCTCCTACTTGGTGAGGTGGACTTGAGCTCTATGGCCTCCATCCGGTGCTTTGCTCAGCGCCTGCTGCAGGAGTGTCCTGAGATTCATCTGTTGGTTAACaatgctgcagtctgtg GGGCCCTTCAGCGGGCAGGGTCAGCCCGGGTGGTGAATGTATCCTCCTTCCGGCAATCACATGGGTACATTGATGAGGATCATCTGGTAGGGGCCGGGAGACCTTTGGCCTTCAACCAGAACTATGATTGCAGCAAGCTGCTTTTGGCCTCGTTCACTGGGAAGCTTGCCCAGAGACTTCAAGGGACAG GTGTGACTGTGAACTCTGTGGACCCAGGTGTTGTGTACACGAAGATCATGAAGCACTTCTCCTGGTCATATCGCATCCTCTTCTGGCTCCTCAGCTTCTTCTTTAAG GATAGCAAGCAAGGCGCGGTCCCAGTCCTCTACCTGAGCTTAGCAAAGGAGCTGGACGGCGTTTCTGGAAAACATTTTAGCAGTTCCTGTGTGATAACTCTTCCCCCGGAAGCTGCTCAGGATCCTCACGTGGCCCAAAGCCTCTGGAATACCTCAGTCCGACTAACAAACCTAGACAAGGTGGACTGA
- the C2H2orf81 gene encoding uncharacterized protein C2orf81 homolog isoform X2 gives MAHEGPRQVRDRGVTRSKAEKVRPPTVPVPQVDIVPGRLTEAEWIAFTALEEGEDVVGDILADLVARVMESAFKVYLTQQCIPFTISQAREAMLQITEWRFLARDEGESAEDPTWGEDEEPLACTTDAWAQGSVPVLHARASVGLEETFQGEDQESMDQIPLEGSWTDSGSQERMESWELTVSPGSRPPPELLQETGPRGPLEKLGDQSRDDQTDLFAAGSWNSSSQLSMEMAPAGSTHASLELSLVASPEASVERAQPISSQFSLENLYECTPQPHAAGDGPELREEKVPLISSRVLVSDPSAGGATTLSPSAGFQPQPPWLADERPSALHSRIGRKRATARLDPARLPRPWVRPLSKVLVPDSEGRPLEAYRGRQQGEKTEAPGGPQAYVSRSEFFPFPPGVPVRALGSGLSLQFPTLSLGLPSPGFGSKLPFPSPGLRFLATHRARPDLARSPSPKLWPGAKWPSGWEGEAELLGELWAGRTRVPPQGLDPGDRESQDPHQCLHPVSQVLEATSQVTWKPVLLPGALKLAPGVSIWNPSTQVLLSSAEPQRDGREGSASPPIHTGAPKPQVTVAQLMNSAVKLWSLPSKRLPHSKP, from the exons AGGCAGGTCCGAGACCGCGGGGTGACCCGATCCAAGGCGGAAAAGGTGCGGCCACCTACAGTTCCGGTGCCGCAGGTGGACATCGTGCCTGGGCGGCTCACTGAGGCCGAATGGATAGCGTTCACGGCTCTCGAAGAGGGCGAGGACGTGGTGGGCGATATCTTGGCCGATCTGGTGGCCCGAGTCATGGAGTCCGCCTTTAAAGTCTATCTGACCCAGCAG TGCATTCCATTCACCATCAGTCAGGCACGGGAGGCCATGCTGCAGATCACCGAGTGGCGCTTTTTGGCTCGGGACGAGGGAGAATCTGCAGAGGACCCCACATGGGGCGAGGATGAGGAGCCCTTGGCTTGCACGACGGATGCCTGGGCTCAGGGATCCGTGCCAGTGCTGCACGCCCGGGCCTcggtggggctggaggagacGTTTCAAGGCGAA GACCAAGAGAGCATGGACCAGATCCCTTTAGAAGGATCGTGGACGGATTCAGGCTCTCAGGAGCGGATGGAATCTTGGGAGCTCACAGTCAGCCCGGGCTCTCGACCCCCGCCCGAGTTGCTTCAGGAGACAGGGCCCCGGGGTCCTTTAGAGAAACTGGGTGACCAGTCGAGGGACGACCAGACTGACCTGTTTGCAGCCGGATCCTGGAACTCCAGCAGCCAACTGTCGATGGAGATGGCGCCGGCAGGCAGTACCCACGCTTCTCTGGAGCTGTCCTTGGTAGCCAGCCCTGAGGCCTCTGTCGAGCGAGCACAGCCCATCAGCTCTCAGTTCTCCCTCGAGAACCTCTACGAGTGCACGCCCCAGCCGCACGCGGCTGGAGACGGGCCGGAGCTCAGAGAGGAGAAGGTGCCCCTCATCTCCTCGCGGGTGTTGGTGTCCGATCCCTCCGCGGGCGGCGCCACCACGCTCAGCCCCTCGGCCGGATTCCAGCCACAGCCGCCTTGGCTGGCTGACGAGCGGCCCAGCGCACTTCACTCCAGAATCGGCCGTAAGAGGGCGACGGCGCGTCTGGACCCCGCGCGGCTGCCGCGCCCCTGGGTGCGCCCGCTGTCGAAGGTCCTGGTCCCAGACTCGGAGGGCCGTCCGCTGGAGGCCTACAGGGGGCGCCAGCAGGGCGAGAAGACCGAGGCCCCAGGCGGACCGCAAGCCTACGTCTCCCGGTCAGAGTTCTTCCCTTTCCCACCGGGCGTTCCTGTCCGAGCTTTGGGCTCCGGTCTCAGCCTCCAGTTCCCTACTCTAAGCTTAGGCCTACCGTCGCCAGGCTTTGGTTCGAAGCTTCCCTTCCCCAGTCCCGGGCTCCGTTTTCTCGCCACACACCGGGCGCGCCCGGACTTGGCACGCAGCCCCAGCCCCAAACTGTGGCCGGGTGCTAAGTGGCCCAGCGGCTGGGAGGGGGAGGCTGAACTGTTGGGTGAGCTCTGGGCCGGCCGCACCCGTGTACCTCCGCAGGGCCTGGACCCTGGGGACCGGGAGAGCCAGGATCCTCATCAGTGCCTTCATCCCGTGTCCCAAGTTCTGGAGGCCACGTCCCAGGTGACGTGGAAACCTGTGTTGCTGCCGGGAGCACTGAAGCTGGCTCCCGGTGTGAGCATATGGAACCCAAGTACGCAGGTGCTGCTCAGCTCCGCTGAGCCTCAACGGGACGGCAGAGAAGGCAGCGCCTCTCCTCCCATCCATACAGGTGCCCCGAAGCCCCAGGTGACTGTGGCCCAGCTGATGAACTCAGCCGTCAAATTGTGGTCACTCCCCTCCAAGCGCCTGCCCCATTCTAAGCCCTAG
- the C2H2orf81 gene encoding uncharacterized protein C2orf81 homolog isoform X3, which yields MESAFKVYLTQQCIPFTISQAREAMLQITEWRFLARDEGESAEDPTWGEDEEPLACTTDAWAQGSVPVLHARASVGLEETFQGEVSSTSSCRPPLTAAPDPLLAPDLHPCAFPQDQESMDQIPLEGSWTDSGSQERMESWELTVSPGSRPPPELLQETGPRGPLEKLGDQSRDDQTDLFAAGSWNSSSQLSMEMAPAGSTHASLELSLVASPEASVERAQPISSQFSLENLYECTPQPHAAGDGPELREEKVPLISSRVLVSDPSAGGATTLSPSAGFQPQPPWLADERPSALHSRIGRKRATARLDPARLPRPWVRPLSKVLVPDSEGRPLEAYRGRQQGEKTEAPGGPQAYVSRSEFFPFPPGVPVRALGSGLSLQFPTLSLGLPSPGFGSKLPFPSPGLRFLATHRARPDLARSPSPKLWPGAKWPSGWEGEAELLGELWAGRTRVPPQGLDPGDRESQDPHQCLHPVSQVLEATSQVTWKPVLLPGALKLAPGVSIWNPSTQVLLSSAEPQRDGREGSASPPIHTGAPKPQVTVAQLMNSAVKLWSLPSKRLPHSKP from the exons ATGGAGTCCGCCTTTAAAGTCTATCTGACCCAGCAG TGCATTCCATTCACCATCAGTCAGGCACGGGAGGCCATGCTGCAGATCACCGAGTGGCGCTTTTTGGCTCGGGACGAGGGAGAATCTGCAGAGGACCCCACATGGGGCGAGGATGAGGAGCCCTTGGCTTGCACGACGGATGCCTGGGCTCAGGGATCCGTGCCAGTGCTGCACGCCCGGGCCTcggtggggctggaggagacGTTTCAAGGCGAAGTAAGCTCAACCTCCAGCTGCCGCCCACCTCTCACCGCTGCCCCGGACCCATTACTCGCCCCTGACCTCCACCCCTGTGCATTTCCCCAGGACCAAGAGAGCATGGACCAGATCCCTTTAGAAGGATCGTGGACGGATTCAGGCTCTCAGGAGCGGATGGAATCTTGGGAGCTCACAGTCAGCCCGGGCTCTCGACCCCCGCCCGAGTTGCTTCAGGAGACAGGGCCCCGGGGTCCTTTAGAGAAACTGGGTGACCAGTCGAGGGACGACCAGACTGACCTGTTTGCAGCCGGATCCTGGAACTCCAGCAGCCAACTGTCGATGGAGATGGCGCCGGCAGGCAGTACCCACGCTTCTCTGGAGCTGTCCTTGGTAGCCAGCCCTGAGGCCTCTGTCGAGCGAGCACAGCCCATCAGCTCTCAGTTCTCCCTCGAGAACCTCTACGAGTGCACGCCCCAGCCGCACGCGGCTGGAGACGGGCCGGAGCTCAGAGAGGAGAAGGTGCCCCTCATCTCCTCGCGGGTGTTGGTGTCCGATCCCTCCGCGGGCGGCGCCACCACGCTCAGCCCCTCGGCCGGATTCCAGCCACAGCCGCCTTGGCTGGCTGACGAGCGGCCCAGCGCACTTCACTCCAGAATCGGCCGTAAGAGGGCGACGGCGCGTCTGGACCCCGCGCGGCTGCCGCGCCCCTGGGTGCGCCCGCTGTCGAAGGTCCTGGTCCCAGACTCGGAGGGCCGTCCGCTGGAGGCCTACAGGGGGCGCCAGCAGGGCGAGAAGACCGAGGCCCCAGGCGGACCGCAAGCCTACGTCTCCCGGTCAGAGTTCTTCCCTTTCCCACCGGGCGTTCCTGTCCGAGCTTTGGGCTCCGGTCTCAGCCTCCAGTTCCCTACTCTAAGCTTAGGCCTACCGTCGCCAGGCTTTGGTTCGAAGCTTCCCTTCCCCAGTCCCGGGCTCCGTTTTCTCGCCACACACCGGGCGCGCCCGGACTTGGCACGCAGCCCCAGCCCCAAACTGTGGCCGGGTGCTAAGTGGCCCAGCGGCTGGGAGGGGGAGGCTGAACTGTTGGGTGAGCTCTGGGCCGGCCGCACCCGTGTACCTCCGCAGGGCCTGGACCCTGGGGACCGGGAGAGCCAGGATCCTCATCAGTGCCTTCATCCCGTGTCCCAAGTTCTGGAGGCCACGTCCCAGGTGACGTGGAAACCTGTGTTGCTGCCGGGAGCACTGAAGCTGGCTCCCGGTGTGAGCATATGGAACCCAAGTACGCAGGTGCTGCTCAGCTCCGCTGAGCCTCAACGGGACGGCAGAGAAGGCAGCGCCTCTCCTCCCATCCATACAGGTGCCCCGAAGCCCCAGGTGACTGTGGCCCAGCTGATGAACTCAGCCGTCAAATTGTGGTCACTCCCCTCCAAGCGCCTGCCCCATTCTAAGCCCTAG